A DNA window from Mycolicibacter hiberniae contains the following coding sequences:
- a CDS encoding acetyl-CoA acetyltransferase, protein MPSKRVAIVGAGLSDCGRVPDMTAMGLMAQAARRAIADAGLSKDDIEGFGGHGTLLPPIEVSEYLGLGPRWVDATNVGGSSWEVMARHAVAAIAAGEVDVILLTYGSTARSDVKRRTRASAAAMGAGGAMQYEAPYGATLIAKYAMAARRHMIEFGTTAEQLAEVAVAAHEWAAGNENAFDRERITVDDVAAAPMLADPFTAKHVCLRTDGGGAVVLASEAVARNCAKEPVWVLGSADAASHVSMSAWDDFTTSAGALSGPAAFAQAGVRPADIDVCQLYDSFTATVLFTVEDLGFCAKGEGGAFIGSGALRPGGALPTNTDGGGLAACHPGMRGMFLMVEAVRQLRGECGERQVEDAELACVHATGGFFSHSATMILGRQ, encoded by the coding sequence ATGCCGTCCAAGCGCGTTGCCATCGTGGGAGCGGGACTCTCCGACTGCGGGCGGGTGCCCGATATGACCGCGATGGGGCTGATGGCCCAGGCCGCACGCCGTGCTATTGCCGACGCCGGCCTGTCCAAGGACGATATCGAGGGTTTCGGCGGCCACGGGACGCTGCTGCCACCGATCGAGGTCAGCGAGTACCTCGGCCTGGGGCCGCGCTGGGTCGATGCCACCAATGTGGGCGGCTCCTCGTGGGAGGTGATGGCCCGACATGCGGTCGCCGCCATCGCGGCGGGCGAGGTCGACGTCATCCTGCTCACCTACGGCTCCACCGCCCGCTCGGACGTCAAACGGCGAACCCGAGCCTCGGCTGCGGCGATGGGTGCCGGAGGTGCCATGCAGTACGAGGCTCCCTATGGCGCCACGCTGATCGCCAAGTACGCCATGGCCGCCCGCAGGCACATGATCGAGTTCGGCACCACTGCCGAGCAACTGGCCGAGGTCGCGGTCGCCGCGCACGAGTGGGCGGCCGGCAACGAGAACGCCTTCGACCGGGAACGCATCACCGTAGACGACGTGGCGGCCGCGCCCATGCTGGCCGATCCCTTCACCGCCAAACACGTCTGCCTGCGCACCGACGGTGGCGGCGCGGTGGTGCTGGCCAGTGAAGCCGTGGCCCGCAACTGCGCCAAGGAGCCGGTCTGGGTACTCGGTTCCGCCGACGCCGCCTCGCACGTCAGCATGAGCGCCTGGGATGACTTCACCACGTCGGCCGGTGCCCTGTCCGGACCGGCCGCCTTCGCCCAGGCCGGTGTGCGTCCCGCCGATATCGATGTGTGCCAGCTCTACGACTCCTTCACCGCCACTGTGCTGTTCACCGTCGAAGACCTCGGCTTCTGCGCCAAGGGCGAGGGAGGCGCATTCATCGGTTCGGGGGCATTGCGGCCCGGTGGCGCGCTGCCCACCAACACCGACGGCGGCGGGCTGGCCGCCTGCCACCCGGGAATGCGCGGCATGTTCCTCATGGTCGAAGCGGTGCGGCAGCTTCGCGGTGAGTGCGGCGAACGCCAGGTCGAGGATGCCGAGCTCGCCTGCGTACACGCTACCGGCGGCTTCTTCAGTCACAGTGCCACGATGATCCTGGGGAGGCAGTGA
- a CDS encoding HpcH/HpaI aldolase family protein, protein MRNNLRAELRGDRLVLCLALLNSRTPEVPAIAAACGYDAIYVDLEHTSTSLETAALMCVGAVGAGIAGLVRVPSQDPGVIARVLDGGAVGVIVPHVNSADEAAAVVAAARFPPVGRRSISGPSVVSGYRPLEPSGLTAELERQTVVAVMIETVQAVADCDLIAAVPGVDMILLGPSDLTAEMGIHGDYENDDFHSAVRSVAAACRRHGVALGIAGIKSVELLERFVGLGLRFISAGTDVGMMTEAAGSRALALRALSTGR, encoded by the coding sequence ATGCGGAACAACCTCAGGGCGGAGTTGCGCGGCGACCGGTTGGTGCTGTGTCTGGCCCTGCTGAACTCTCGGACGCCCGAGGTGCCGGCGATCGCTGCCGCCTGCGGTTACGACGCGATCTACGTCGACCTTGAGCACACCTCGACGTCGTTGGAGACGGCAGCGCTGATGTGTGTGGGCGCCGTCGGTGCGGGCATCGCGGGCCTGGTCCGAGTGCCCTCACAGGACCCCGGGGTGATCGCGCGAGTTCTCGATGGTGGCGCAGTGGGAGTTATTGTTCCACATGTCAATTCGGCAGACGAGGCGGCCGCGGTGGTGGCTGCGGCCAGGTTCCCTCCGGTCGGGCGGCGGTCGATCTCCGGCCCCAGTGTGGTGAGCGGATATCGTCCCCTCGAACCGTCCGGACTCACCGCCGAGCTGGAGCGCCAGACGGTCGTGGCCGTCATGATCGAAACCGTGCAAGCCGTAGCGGATTGTGACCTGATTGCCGCGGTCCCCGGTGTCGACATGATCCTGCTGGGCCCGAGTGACCTGACCGCCGAGATGGGAATCCACGGCGATTACGAGAATGATGATTTCCATTCTGCGGTACGCTCTGTTGCAGCGGCTTGTCGTAGACACGGCGTGGCGCTGGGAATCGCCGGTATCAAGTCGGTTGAACTGCTGGAACGGTTTGTGGGCCTGGGCCTGCGATTCATTTCGGCGGGGACCGATGTCGGGATGATGACCGAGGCGGCCGGCTCCCGCGCGCTGGCGCTCCGTGCTTTGTCGACGGGTCGCTGA
- a CDS encoding TetR/AcrR family transcriptional regulator has translation MNAKKGTPGGAPAELEIVEAELDSPGTTWQQRTIDRRLSAARARALARSSRFLATALELIEESGRADFTIQTLIDRSSLSLRAFYQHFAGKEELLLALYEDVTSQFTESIRQEVAAADGPMEQLEAFCRGFLSRAESSEKSGGRVMTIYNLSLEIERPTDFAKIWEPHQKLLTKIVTACSRAGLVRRDLTPAQLTTLLNSTLTALAQIGVFQLGTKGAELTEDQLWAWCKQAISPPADEKPAPVRASRPSRARTARK, from the coding sequence ATGAACGCGAAGAAAGGCACTCCCGGCGGCGCGCCGGCCGAGTTGGAGATTGTCGAAGCCGAACTGGACAGCCCCGGCACGACCTGGCAACAGCGAACCATCGACCGGCGACTCAGTGCTGCGCGGGCACGCGCCCTTGCGCGGAGTTCGCGATTCCTGGCCACGGCTCTCGAGCTCATCGAAGAGTCCGGGCGAGCCGACTTCACCATCCAGACGCTGATCGATCGCTCCAGCCTGAGTCTGCGGGCTTTCTACCAGCACTTTGCGGGCAAGGAAGAGCTGCTGCTCGCGCTCTACGAAGACGTCACCAGTCAGTTCACCGAAAGTATCCGCCAGGAGGTCGCGGCCGCGGACGGGCCGATGGAGCAACTCGAAGCGTTCTGCCGCGGATTCCTCTCCCGTGCTGAATCCTCGGAGAAGTCCGGCGGTCGGGTCATGACCATCTACAACCTCAGCCTGGAGATCGAACGTCCCACCGACTTTGCGAAGATCTGGGAGCCGCATCAGAAGCTTCTCACCAAGATCGTGACGGCCTGTTCGCGTGCCGGTCTGGTTCGCAGGGATCTGACGCCCGCGCAGCTGACCACACTGTTGAACTCGACTCTGACCGCACTCGCGCAGATCGGCGTGTTCCAGCTCGGCACCAAGGGTGCCGAGCTCACCGAAGATCAGTTGTGGGCCTGGTGTAAGCAGGCGATCTCGCCGCCGGCGGACGAGAAGCCGGCGCCAGTGCGGGCTTCGCGCCCGTCGCGCGCGCGCACGGCCCGTAAGTAG
- a CDS encoding acyl-CoA dehydrogenase family protein: protein MHFRLDSETAEFSAEVQAHLQEVLTPEFEEQTYRSGVSHDESFAKGLVDKGYFAPAWPVELGGQNRGLWAEQVVKEQMMRFDAPVYLSETTRMVAKIIQTAGTPAMRERIVADAMRGDITIALGFTEPECGSDVAAATTRAVREGEDWIINGSKMFTTNGHIADYVFLLARTSPDKPKHKGLTMFLVPRDSPGFEAQAVWTLSGERTNVTFYSDVRIGDQWRIGEIDGGWQVLRLSLEYEHASGWGPHIARLLHHAEQWAQATPPDGGAVPMSRPDVRRRIARVAMETEVATLLQRRCVWLSEQGRQPVAEGPMSKVFSTEALERASQDIVELVGPDGARAYLDPTSPERGRFEQLLRFALGTTIYAGTSEVQRSIIAQHGLGLPR, encoded by the coding sequence ATGCATTTTCGACTCGACTCGGAGACCGCGGAATTCAGCGCTGAGGTACAAGCACATCTGCAGGAGGTGCTGACGCCCGAGTTCGAGGAGCAGACCTACCGCAGCGGGGTCTCCCATGACGAGAGCTTCGCCAAGGGCCTGGTGGACAAGGGCTACTTCGCCCCGGCCTGGCCGGTCGAGTTGGGCGGCCAGAATCGCGGACTGTGGGCCGAGCAGGTGGTCAAGGAACAGATGATGCGCTTCGACGCACCGGTATACCTGTCCGAGACAACCCGCATGGTGGCGAAGATCATTCAAACCGCCGGCACCCCCGCGATGCGGGAGAGGATCGTTGCCGACGCCATGCGGGGCGATATCACCATCGCGCTGGGATTCACCGAACCCGAGTGCGGCTCGGACGTCGCAGCGGCGACCACCCGCGCTGTGCGCGAAGGCGAGGACTGGATCATCAACGGATCGAAGATGTTCACCACCAACGGTCACATCGCCGACTACGTGTTCCTGCTCGCCAGGACCAGTCCGGACAAGCCGAAGCACAAGGGACTAACCATGTTCCTGGTACCGCGAGACAGCCCCGGGTTCGAGGCGCAGGCGGTCTGGACGCTGTCCGGGGAGCGCACCAACGTCACCTTCTACAGCGACGTGCGTATCGGCGACCAGTGGCGTATCGGCGAGATCGACGGCGGCTGGCAGGTGCTGCGGCTCTCGCTGGAGTACGAGCACGCCTCGGGCTGGGGGCCGCACATCGCCCGTCTTCTGCACCACGCCGAGCAGTGGGCGCAGGCGACCCCACCCGACGGTGGCGCGGTACCGATGAGCCGGCCCGATGTGCGACGCCGAATCGCCAGAGTCGCAATGGAGACCGAAGTCGCCACGTTGCTGCAGCGACGCTGTGTATGGCTCAGCGAGCAGGGCAGACAACCGGTCGCCGAAGGCCCGATGTCCAAGGTCTTCAGCACCGAAGCCCTGGAGCGTGCGAGTCAGGACATCGTCGAACTGGTGGGCCCTGACGGGGCCCGGGCCTATCTGGACCCGACCTCCCCCGAGCGGGGCAGGTTCGAACAGCTACTCCGGTTCGCCCTCGGTACCACGATCTACGCCGGCACCAGCGAAGTTCAACGATCGATCATTGCGCAACACGGCCTGGGTCTACCCCGTTAG
- a CDS encoding acyl-CoA dehydrogenase family protein, translating to MDLSLSDEQRQLVDSFAALYARESTSERVRAAEPTGFDAALWLALRETGVVEMAVPECDGGWGASVLELALLAEQHGRAIGSAPVIEVQVAAGLLAACGGPGAELLATAMSGQKLITFAPRRSHGSELGMVPAGAVADAVIALVGDRLVASSTAERTVVGNLGALPLADVAIDPHAVTLAEGAQAIALHSSALDRWLTLTAAALVGIGGRAVEVGAQYAQQRKAFGVAIGSFQAVSHPLADSATAVDGARLLAFEAACAFTDETPRVTELSAMAFAFAAESARDATRTSLHVHGGYGFGMEADVQLYYRRARGLTLVYGDPLTALDRVADARYGATG from the coding sequence TTGGACCTGAGCCTGTCCGACGAGCAGCGTCAGCTCGTCGACTCCTTCGCCGCCCTGTATGCGCGTGAGTCGACTTCGGAGCGGGTGCGCGCCGCCGAGCCGACGGGTTTCGACGCCGCCCTGTGGCTGGCGCTGCGGGAAACGGGTGTCGTGGAGATGGCCGTACCCGAATGTGACGGTGGGTGGGGTGCCTCCGTGCTCGAGCTGGCGTTGTTGGCCGAACAGCACGGCAGGGCAATAGGATCGGCTCCCGTCATCGAGGTCCAGGTTGCTGCGGGGCTGTTGGCGGCATGCGGCGGGCCGGGGGCCGAACTGCTGGCAACGGCGATGTCGGGTCAGAAACTGATCACCTTCGCGCCGCGCCGGTCCCATGGTTCGGAATTGGGAATGGTGCCGGCGGGCGCGGTCGCCGACGCGGTGATCGCGCTCGTGGGCGATCGGCTGGTGGCATCGAGCACCGCCGAAAGAACCGTGGTCGGCAACCTGGGAGCCCTGCCGTTGGCCGACGTGGCGATCGACCCGCACGCCGTCACCCTGGCCGAGGGCGCCCAAGCGATTGCCCTGCATTCGTCTGCGCTGGACCGGTGGCTGACGCTGACCGCGGCTGCGCTGGTCGGTATCGGCGGTCGCGCTGTCGAGGTGGGTGCACAGTACGCCCAGCAGCGCAAAGCCTTTGGTGTGGCGATCGGATCCTTCCAGGCGGTCTCACACCCGCTGGCCGACAGTGCCACGGCCGTCGACGGTGCGCGGCTGCTGGCGTTCGAGGCGGCGTGTGCGTTCACCGACGAGACTCCACGGGTAACGGAGCTGTCCGCCATGGCGTTCGCCTTCGCCGCCGAGTCCGCCCGGGATGCCACCCGGACCAGCCTGCACGTGCACGGGGGATACGGCTTCGGCATGGAGGCCGATGTCCAGTTGTACTATCGGCGGGCCCGCGGCTTGACCCTGGTCTACGGAGATCCGTTGACCGCACTGGACCGGGTCGCCGACGCGCGCTACGGCGCCACCGGCTGA
- a CDS encoding enoyl-CoA hydratase: MGDYQFLKWQAYDGGSIVRISLNRPDQRNAQNRGMLVELDEAFGAAEADDNVRVVILAGEGKMFSSGHDIGSKQAISEYLPGPGQHPTAAINGGTREGAEKCMLQEWHYFFQNTLRWRNLRKITIAQVHGDVFSAGLMLMWACDLIVGSEDVRFADVVGTRLGMCGMEYFGHPWEFGARKAKELMLTGDAIDIHEAHRLGMVSKVFTRDELPDRTLELARRIASVPTMAALLIKESVNQTQDNMGFYNSLQACFTLHQLNHSHWSGIRDDKLATAGPEQGVPDWRSAPPVVLAVKD; the protein is encoded by the coding sequence GTGGGCGATTACCAGTTCCTGAAATGGCAGGCCTACGACGGCGGCAGCATCGTCCGGATATCACTGAACCGGCCGGATCAGCGCAACGCGCAGAATCGCGGCATGCTGGTGGAACTCGACGAGGCGTTCGGCGCCGCCGAGGCCGACGACAACGTCCGGGTGGTCATCCTGGCCGGCGAGGGCAAGATGTTCTCCTCCGGCCATGACATCGGGTCCAAGCAGGCGATCAGCGAGTACCTGCCCGGCCCCGGTCAGCACCCGACGGCGGCCATCAACGGCGGAACGCGGGAGGGCGCCGAGAAGTGCATGCTGCAGGAGTGGCACTACTTCTTCCAGAACACCCTGCGCTGGCGAAACCTGCGCAAGATCACCATTGCCCAGGTGCACGGCGATGTGTTCTCCGCCGGTCTGATGCTGATGTGGGCGTGCGATCTGATCGTCGGCAGTGAGGATGTGCGGTTCGCCGATGTGGTCGGCACCCGCCTGGGCATGTGCGGCATGGAGTACTTCGGCCACCCTTGGGAATTCGGCGCTCGCAAGGCCAAGGAACTCATGCTGACCGGCGACGCCATCGACATCCACGAGGCACACCGACTGGGCATGGTCAGCAAGGTCTTTACCCGTGACGAACTTCCCGACCGCACCCTGGAGTTGGCCCGCAGGATCGCCTCGGTGCCCACCATGGCCGCGTTGCTCATCAAGGAGTCGGTCAACCAGACCCAGGACAACATGGGCTTCTACAACTCGCTGCAGGCGTGTTTCACTCTGCACCAGCTGAATCACTCGCACTGGTCGGGCATCCGCGACGACAAGCTCGCCACGGCCGGCCCCGAGCAGGGCGTACCGGACTGGCGCAGCGCACCTCCGGTCGTCCTGGCCGTCAAGGATTAG
- a CDS encoding amidohydrolase family protein produces MAPPVREIWDADNHLYEPADAYTRHLPRQYRDAIQWIQVGGQTKLMIKGRLTDTIPNPTYEVVASPGAWADYFRGINPDGKSLRELADPIACPDSFRRADQRLALLDEQGVHACVMFPTTGGMLEERMTDDIELAHAVVHAYNRWLLEEWSFDYRGRIFATPVITLPDVDKAVAELDWCVENGARAVLVNPRPVATPSGRTTSMGQPYFDPFWARLSQHGIPVLMHACDSGYDRYSRDWEGAGAEYQPFKPDAFKTIVYEDARSILDTCAALVAHGVFTRHPGVRVGVVENGGNWVPRLIDLFDRVYKKMPAEFGEHPVAAFKRHIWVNPFHEEDMAGLIDLIGADRVLFGSDYPHPEGLAHPAELTPEIAALDEPVIERIVGANLRELLTAVPGGR; encoded by the coding sequence GTGGCCCCTCCCGTCCGTGAGATCTGGGACGCCGACAACCATCTGTACGAGCCCGCCGACGCATACACGCGGCATCTCCCGCGGCAGTATCGCGACGCCATCCAGTGGATACAGGTCGGCGGCCAGACGAAGTTGATGATCAAGGGGCGGCTGACCGACACCATCCCCAACCCGACGTACGAGGTAGTGGCCTCGCCGGGGGCCTGGGCCGACTACTTCCGCGGGATCAATCCCGACGGTAAGTCGTTGCGGGAGCTGGCCGATCCCATCGCCTGCCCGGACTCGTTCCGCCGCGCCGATCAGCGGCTGGCTCTGCTCGACGAGCAGGGCGTCCACGCCTGCGTGATGTTTCCCACCACCGGGGGAATGCTCGAAGAGCGAATGACCGACGACATCGAGCTGGCGCACGCGGTGGTCCACGCGTACAACCGGTGGCTGTTGGAGGAGTGGAGCTTCGATTACCGCGGACGTATTTTTGCGACACCGGTGATCACCCTGCCCGATGTCGACAAGGCCGTCGCCGAACTCGACTGGTGCGTCGAGAACGGGGCGCGTGCCGTGCTGGTGAACCCGCGGCCGGTGGCAACGCCCTCGGGCCGGACCACCTCGATGGGACAGCCGTACTTCGATCCGTTCTGGGCGCGTCTGAGTCAGCACGGGATTCCGGTGCTCATGCATGCCTGCGATTCCGGCTATGACCGCTACAGCCGCGACTGGGAGGGCGCCGGCGCCGAGTACCAGCCGTTCAAGCCCGATGCGTTCAAGACGATCGTGTACGAGGACGCCCGCTCGATCCTGGACACCTGCGCCGCGCTGGTCGCGCACGGTGTCTTCACCCGCCACCCCGGGGTGCGGGTCGGTGTCGTCGAGAACGGCGGCAACTGGGTGCCGCGGCTGATCGACCTCTTCGATCGCGTCTACAAGAAGATGCCGGCCGAGTTCGGCGAACATCCGGTCGCCGCGTTCAAGCGACACATCTGGGTGAACCCGTTCCACGAGGAGGATATGGCCGGGCTCATCGACCTGATCGGCGCGGATCGAGTGCTGTTCGGCTCGGACTACCCGCACCCAGAAGGGCTGGCCCATCCGGCGGAGCTGACACCGGAGATCGCCGCCCTGGACGAACCGGTGATCGAACGTATCGTCGGCGCCAACCTGCGTGAGCTGCTGACGGCGGTGCCCGGTGGCCGATAA
- a CDS encoding NAD(P)H-dependent amine dehydrogenase family protein: MILWGPGQVGIGALRALIAHPGLDLVGLIVHSESKAGRDAGEICGMPTTGVIATRDIDAALAIDAEVVAFFASGDYRYREAAEDVARCLRAGKNVVCTSLVPLCYPPAADRETVKLLQDACREGGTSLFNSGVDPGWANDVIALTMTGFSSRVDTITMLEILDYGPIAQPEIMFDFMGFGHTPDYPAPLFDPARLAALWSPIVHLVADGVGLPLDRVETTIDKWLATERYQVASGWVEPGTMGGMRFKLAGILDGEERVVLEHITRMGEHAAPDWPQHQSPHGGYRVIVDGLPTYTVDIEMHGRGNNMRGLTYATVMRELNAIPAVIRAEPGLLSTLDLPLVTGPVRGGTWQGVLPRRVHEPQLG, encoded by the coding sequence GTGATCCTCTGGGGGCCGGGTCAGGTGGGTATCGGAGCGTTGCGCGCGCTCATTGCGCATCCCGGGCTGGACCTGGTCGGGCTGATCGTGCATTCGGAGTCCAAGGCCGGGCGCGACGCCGGGGAGATCTGTGGCATGCCCACGACCGGGGTGATCGCTACCCGCGACATCGATGCCGCGCTGGCGATCGATGCCGAGGTGGTCGCGTTCTTCGCCTCCGGCGATTACCGCTACCGGGAGGCCGCCGAGGATGTCGCGCGCTGTCTGCGCGCAGGCAAGAACGTGGTGTGCACATCCCTTGTGCCACTGTGCTATCCACCCGCGGCCGACCGCGAAACCGTCAAGCTTCTCCAGGACGCCTGCCGCGAGGGCGGCACCAGTCTGTTCAACAGCGGCGTTGACCCCGGCTGGGCGAACGATGTCATCGCGCTGACGATGACCGGGTTCAGCAGCAGGGTCGACACCATCACGATGCTGGAGATCCTCGACTACGGCCCGATCGCCCAACCGGAGATCATGTTCGATTTCATGGGTTTCGGTCATACGCCGGATTACCCGGCCCCGCTGTTCGACCCGGCGCGGCTGGCCGCGCTGTGGTCGCCGATCGTCCACCTGGTCGCGGACGGCGTCGGTCTGCCCCTGGATCGTGTCGAGACGACGATCGACAAGTGGCTGGCCACCGAGCGCTACCAGGTCGCCTCCGGCTGGGTGGAGCCCGGAACCATGGGCGGTATGCGCTTCAAGCTGGCCGGAATACTGGACGGCGAGGAACGTGTCGTGCTCGAGCACATCACCCGGATGGGTGAGCATGCGGCACCGGACTGGCCGCAGCATCAATCACCGCACGGCGGTTACCGGGTGATCGTCGACGGGTTGCCGACCTACACCGTCGACATCGAGATGCACGGGCGCGGAAACAACATGCGCGGGCTCACCTACGCGACGGTGATGCGAGAGCTCAATGCGATCCCGGCGGTGATTCGCGCAGAACCGGGCCTGCTGTCGACCCTGGATCTGCCGTTGGTCACCGGGCCGGTGCGGGGCGGTACCTGGCAAGGGGTCCTGCCGCGGAGGGTGCATGAACCACAACTCGGTTGA
- a CDS encoding nitroreductase family protein: MNHNSVEPVSDDLWTVMSTATAVRRYRDEAVPDQMLEKCLTAASWAPSGGNGQPWRFVVLNSPELRALVTTAAQRTWEVMKDFYRLPDVTDSADDPKSRTLRTMAEHMRVGGGAPALVLFCVQPQRGTTELQQGGSVFPAVQNFLLAARSQGLGAAITLWQDACDAELRRIVGIPDTWKVATLVTVGWPRGHHHRVRRKPLADVAVRDHWDRPWTPQPV; the protein is encoded by the coding sequence ATGAACCACAACTCGGTTGAGCCGGTCTCGGACGATCTGTGGACGGTGATGAGCACCGCGACGGCGGTGCGGCGCTACCGCGACGAGGCCGTTCCCGATCAGATGCTGGAGAAGTGCCTGACGGCGGCGTCCTGGGCACCCTCGGGCGGCAACGGGCAACCCTGGCGGTTCGTGGTGCTCAACTCGCCGGAATTGCGTGCGCTCGTCACCACCGCCGCGCAGCGCACCTGGGAGGTGATGAAGGACTTCTACCGGCTGCCGGACGTCACCGACAGCGCCGACGATCCCAAATCACGCACATTGCGCACCATGGCCGAACACATGCGCGTCGGTGGCGGCGCACCCGCTCTGGTGTTGTTCTGCGTGCAGCCGCAGCGGGGCACCACGGAGTTGCAGCAGGGGGGCTCGGTGTTCCCCGCCGTCCAGAACTTCCTGCTGGCGGCGCGTTCGCAGGGGCTGGGCGCGGCCATCACCCTGTGGCAGGACGCCTGCGACGCCGAGTTGCGCCGGATCGTCGGCATCCCCGATACCTGGAAGGTCGCGACCTTGGTCACCGTGGGCTGGCCACGAGGACACCACCATCGGGTCCGACGCAAACCACTGGCCGATGTCGCGGTCCGCGACCATTGGGATCGGCCCTGGACACCTCAACCGGTCTGA